Proteins found in one Triticum aestivum cultivar Chinese Spring chromosome 4D, IWGSC CS RefSeq v2.1, whole genome shotgun sequence genomic segment:
- the LOC123098678 gene encoding protein FAR1-RELATED SEQUENCE 5 isoform X1: MEFEGEGGIGVGLGDGDGDNRVDEPTRCLRCGISANATPHMRRGPMGRRTLCNACGIAWAKGKLRKVIDSDTPIDDATVAKMVPEVGMEFDNEDKAYEFYNRYAGHMGFSVRKSSSDKSADNITRSRTFVCSREGFRKDKKGANEVKRPRPETRIGCPARMIIKITSYNKYRIAEFVADHNHQPAPPSTMHMLRSQRVITEVQTTECNSSEDSTTPSRFSGDSLVQQAGAFRNVNFLPADYRSSLCSKRMKNMQPGDAGGVVKYLQSMQLNNPSFFYAVQLDEDDKLTNIFWADSKSRVDFSYFSDVVCLDTTYKINAHVRPLTLFLGVNHHNKISIFGAALLYDESVESFKWLFDTFKIATDGKQPKTILTDQSSAASAAISAVWPSTIHCLCPWQVFQNTVKHLNHIFQGSKTFAKDFSRCVYDYEDEEGFLVGWRTMLEKYDLRNNEWLHNLFEDRDKWASAYNRHVFTADIKSSLQLESVSNVLRKYLSPQFDFLSFFKHYERVLDEHRYAELQADFHASQSFPRIPPSKMLKQAANIYTPVVFEIFRREFEMFVDSVIYSCGESGTASDYRVAVTDRPGEYYVRFESSDLSVVCSCKKFESMGIQCCHVLKVLDFRNIKELPQKYFLRRWTKDAKSADRSNQEFLNDGASQTLSSCLNAPAPIIGQPQVHLNNLHDHVTSISTSGQQALQGNAHGNQGYAPLAGMNQQPFIGGFPLNHETGLG; the protein is encoded by the exons ATGGAGTTCGAGGGCGAGGGGGGCATTGGTGTTGGTCTAGGCGATGGCGATGGAGACAACAGGGTGGACGAGCCTACCAG ATGCCTACGCTGTGGAATTAGCGCAAATGCGACGCCTCATATGCGCCGTGGACCAATGGGACGGCGGACTTTATGCAATGCATGTGGAATAGCATGGGCAAAG GGAAAATTGAGAAAAGTTATTGATTCTGACACCCCCATAGATGATGCTACTGTTGCCAAAATGGTGCCTGAAGTTGGCATGGAATTTGACAATGAAGATAAAGCATATGAATTCTATAACAGGTATGCTGGACACATGGGCTTTAGTGTTCGTAAGAGTTCATCGGACAAATCAGCTGACAACATCACAAGATCAAGAACTTTTGTATGCTCGAGGGAGGGTTTCCGTAAGGACAAGAAAGGAGCTAATGAAGTTAAAAGGCCACGGCCAGAAACAAGAATAGGGTGCCCCGCACGGATGATTATTAAGATTACATCCTATAATAAATATCGCATTGCTGAATTTGTAGCAGACCATAACCATCAGCCAGCACCCCCATCAACCATGCATATGCTGAGATCTCAGAGGGTGATTACTGAGGTACAAACAACTGAATGCAACTCCTCAGAAGATTCCACAACACCGTCAAGGTTTTCTGGTGACTCTTTAGTACAGCAGGCAGGAGCTTTTAGAAATGTTAATTTCCTCCCTGCAGATTACAGAAGTTCCCTTTGTTCAAAGCGTATGAAAAATATGCAGCCTGGTGATGCAGGAGGTGTTGTGAAGTACCTGCAGAGCATGCAGCTAAACAATCCGTCTTTCTTTTATGCTGTCCAGCTCGATGAAGATGACAAACTGACCAACATTTTCTGGGCCGATTCCAAATCTAGAGTTGATTTCAGCTATTTCAGTGACGTGGTTTGTTTGGACACAACATACAAGATAAATGCACATGTGAGGCCATTAACTCTCTTCCTTGGAGTGAATCACCACAATAAAATCTCCATATTTGGTGCTGCTTTGCTTTATGATGAATCGGTGGAATCGTTCAAGTGGTTGTTTGACACATTCAAGATAGCTACAGATGGAAAGCAGCCAAAAACAATATTGACCGATCAATCAAGTGCAGCAAGTGCTGCCATAAGCGCAGTATGGCCAAGTACAATTCACTGTCTTTGCCCATGGCAAGTGTTCCAGAACACTGTCAAACACCTTAATCACATCTTCCAAGGCTCTAAAACATTTGCAAAGGATTTCAGCAGATGTGTTTATGATTATGAGGATGAAGAGGGTTTCTTGGTAGGTTGGAGAACCATGCTAGAGAAGTATGATCTAAGAAACAATGAATGGCTTCATAATTTATTCGAAGATCGAGATAAATGGGCATCAGCGTACAATCGACATGTATTCACCGCAGATATAAAAAGTTCATTGCAGTTAGAAAGTGTTAGCAATGTCTTAAGAAAGTACTTGAGTCCACAGTTTGATTTTTTGTCTTTTTTCAAGCACTATGAAAGAGTGCTGGATGAGCATCGCTATGCAGAGCTACAAGCTGATTTTCATGCAAGCCAAAGCTTCCCGAGAATCCCTCCCTCGAAAATGCTGAAACAAGCTGCCAACATATACACACCGGTGGTTTTTGAAATTTTTCGCAGAGAGTTTGAGATGTTTGTGGATTCAGTGATCTACAGTTGTGGGGAGTCTGGAACTGCATCCGACTATAGAGTAGCAGTAACAGATAGACCCGGGGAATACTATGTTAGGTTTGAATCCAGTGACTTGTCTGTTGTTTGCAGTTGTAAAAAATTCGAATCAATGGGTATCCAGTGTTGCCATGTGCTGAAAGTCCTTGATTTCAGAAATATAAAGGAGTTGCCACAGAAATATTTTCTGAGAAGATGGACGAAGGATGCAAAATCTGCAGATAGAAGCAACCAAGAATTCTTGAATGATGGAGCTTCGCAGACTCTAAGCTCTTGTTTAAATGCTCCTGCGCCAATTATAGGTCAACCACAAGTGCACTTGAATAATCTCCATGACCAT GTCACTTCTATTTCTACTTCCGGCCAACAAGCCCTTCAAGGAAACGCCCATGGAAACCAG GGTTATGCCCCTTTAGCAGGGATGAACCAGCAGCCATTTATCGGAGGTTTCCCCCTAAACCATGAAACAGGTCTTGGATGA
- the LOC123098677 gene encoding ABC transporter B family member 19: MADFSFSRSGPQPQGQGRRRQGARSPYPTPDNSTSFAGGRAPRGQRRRGGAYDDMSWQSSVSWQPDTSWAQPHGLGAAVGPWGLAGSDAASRRGPALFQRTARDYYLSRRSGPRMHRDRSSSMSTVHRPSGVVSTVAGKRLELQSVVTDASRAAAVAPDVSFASNDDCSIAASVAPAAGAVDRAMVRYGAGAGAGARTPVSRDVSFSRDNHNKLYVTPAPVQRDVPSFGYDVSATSYSQSRSRYYGDDDAGGYEFDDEEEDDGEVELRAGKPVSVTGLFKYSTPMDIVLLVLGCIGAMINGGSLPWYSYLFGNFVNKIVASDKDQMMKDVRQISVYMVILAVVVVVGAYLEIMCWRIVGERSALRVRREYLKAVLRQEIGFFDTEVSTGEVMQSISSDVAQIQEVMGEKMAGFVHHVFTFIFGYVVGFRTSWRIALAVLAVTPVMMACGIAYKAIYGGLAANEEASYQPAGSVAQQAISSIRTVLSFVMEDRLADRYAEWLRKASPIGVKMGFAKGAGMGMIYLVTYSQWALALWYGAKLVAQGEIKGGDAIACFFGVMVGGRGLALSLSYSAQFAQGTAAAGRVFEIIDREPEIDPYGAGGRALSAVRGRMEFKDVEFAYPSRPESLILYNLNLIVPAAKMLALVGISGGGKSTVFALIERFYDPTRGTITLDGQDLGSLNLKWLRSQIGLVGQEPILFAVSIIENVMMGKENATRQEAIAACTKANAHTFVLGLPDGYDTQVGDRGTQLSGGQKQRIALARAIIREPRILLLDEPTSALDAESEAVVQQSIDRLSVGRTVLVIAHRLATVRNADTIAVLDRGAVVESGRHADLMARGGPYAGLVKLASDSGRSDPAVAPGTPGTPGAAGYNSFTDNSGYDVSVSKSRYGGIRAIQEEEADAKDARGGKGAAKFSVSEIWELQRQEGPLLILGFLMGINAGAVFSVFPLLLGQAVQVYFDPDTDKMRRQIGYLALAVVGLGFACILTMTGQQGFCGWAGARLTMRVRDRLFRAIMRQEPAWFDEEDNAMGVLVTRLARDAIAFRSMFGDRYAVLLMAVGSAGVGLGICFGLDWRLTLIAMACTPLTLGASYLNLLINVGARSDEAAYARASSIAAGAVSNVRTVAALCAQGGIVGTFNRALDGPSAKAQRKSQYMGIILGLSQGAMYGAYTVTLWAGAYFITKGWSTFGDVSKIFLILVLSSFSVGQLAGLAPDTSGAPTAIAGILSILKRRPTINEEGTKRRTIKDGKPMDVELRKVIFAYPSRPDVTVLNDFSLRVKFGSTVAVVGPSGSGKSTVVWLVQRFYDPLGGTVTVGGMDVRELDLKWLRGECAMVGQEPALFSGSIRENIGFGNPKAAWAEIENAAKEANIHKFIAGLPQGYDTQVGESGVQLSGGQKQRIAIARAVLKQSRILLLDEASSALDLESEKHVQEALRRVSRRATTITVAHRLSTIRDADRIAVVSAGRTVEFGSHETLLANHRDGLYAAMVKAEIEAQAFA; encoded by the exons ATGGCCGACTTCTCCTTCTCCCGCTCCGGCCCGCAGCCGCAAGGGCAGGGCCGCCGGCGCCAGGGCGCGCGCAGCCCCTACCCGACCCCGGACAACTCCACCTCCTTCGCCGGCGGGCGGGCCCCGCGCGGACAGCGCCGCCGGGGTGGCGCCTACGATGACATGTCGTGGCAGAGCTCCGTGTCCTGGCAGCCCGACACGTCGTGGGCGCAGCCGCACGGCCTCGGCGCGGCCGTCGGGCCCTGGGGCCTGGCCGGCTCCGACGCCGCCTCCCGCCGCGGCCCGGCGCTGTTCCAGCGCACGGCGCGGGACTACTACCTGTCGCGCCGGTCCGGCCCCCGGATGCACCGCGACCGCTCGTCGTCCATGTCCACGGTGCACCGGCCCAGCGGCGTCGTCAGCACCGTCGCCGGCAAGCGGCTCGAGCTGCAGAGCGTCGTGACGGACGCGAGCCGGGCCGCCGCCGTGGCCCCCGACGTCTCCTTCGCCAGCAACGACGACTGCAGCATCGCCGCGTCCGTCGCCCCTGCCGCCGGCGCCGTGGACAGGGCGATGGTGAGgtacggcgccggcgccggcgccggcgcgcgcacCCCGGTGTCCCGCGACGTCTCCTTCTCGCGCGACAACCACAACAAGCTGTACGTCACCCCCGCCCCCGTGCAGCGGGACGTGCCCAGCTTCGGCTACGACGTCAGCGCCACGTCCTACAGCCAGAGCCGGAGCCGGTACTACGGCGACGACGACGCCGGCGGCTACGAgttcgacgacgaggaggaggacgacggcgaggtcgagctgaGGGCCGGGAAGCCGGTCAGCGTCACCGGGCTGTTCAAGTACTCCACGCCGATGGACATCGTGCTGCTCGTGCTCGGGTGCATCGGCGCCATGATCAACGGCGGCTCGCTGCCCTGGTACTCGTACCTCTTCGGCAACTTCGTCAACAAGATCGTCGCCTCCGACAAGGACCAGATGATGAAGGACGTCAGGCAGATCAGCGTGTACATGGTCATCCTCGCCGTGGTTGTCGTCGTCGGAGCGTACCTCG AGATCATGTGCTGGAGGATCGTGGGCGAGAGGTCGGCGCTGCGGGTGCGGCGAGAGTACCTCAAGGCGGTGCTGCGGCAGGAGATCGGCTTCTTCGACACGGAGGTGAGCACCGGCGAGGTGATGCAGAGCATCTCCAGCGACGTCGCACAGATCCAGGAAGTCATGGGGGAGAAG ATGGCAgggtttgtgcatcatgtcttcaCCTTCATCTTCGGCTACGTGGTTGGGTTCAGAACTTCATGGCGGATCGCCCTCGCCGTCTTGGCCGTCACGCCGGTCATGATGGCCTGTGGCATCGCCTACAAGGCCATATACGGCGGCCTCGCCGCCAACGAAGAG GCGTCGTACCAACCCGCGGGCAGCGTGGCGCAGCAGGCGATCAGCTCGATCCGGACGGTGCTGTCGTTCGTCATGGAGGACCGGCTGGCCGACCGGTACGCGGAGTGGCTGCGCAAGGCGTCGCCGATCGGCGTCAAGATGGGCTTCGCCAAGGGCGCCGGCATGGGCATGATCTACCTGGTCACCTACTCCCAGTGGGCGCTGGCGCTGTGGTACGGCGCCAAGCTCGTCGCCCAGGGGGAGATCAAGGGCGGCGACGCCATCGCCTGCTTCTTCGGCGTCATGGTCGGAGGAAG GGGCCTGGCGCTGTCGCTGTCGTACTCGGCGCAGTTCGCGCAGGGGACGGCGGCGGCCGGGCGGGTGTTCGAGATCATCGACCGGGAGCCGGAGATCGACCCGTACGGCGCCGGCGGGCGGGCGCTGTCGGCGGTGCGTGGCAGGATGGAGTTCAAGGACGTGGAGTTCGCGTACCCGTCGCGCCCGGAGTCGCTGATCCTGTACAACCTGAACCTGATAGTCCCGGCGGCGAAGATGCTGGCGCTGGTGGGCATCAGCGGCGGCGGCAAGTCCACCGTGTTCGCGCTCATCGAGAGGTTCTACGACCCCACGCGAG GGACGATCACGCTGGACGGGCAGGACCTCGGGTCGCTGAACCTCAAGTGGCTCCGGTCGCAGATCGGGCTGGTCGGGCAGGAGCCCATCCTGTTCGCCGTCTCCATCATCGAGAACGTGATGATGGGCAAGGAGAACGCGACGAGGCAAGAGGCCATCGCCGCCTGCACCAAGGCCAACGCCCACACCTTCGTCCTCGGCCTCCCCGACGGCTACGACACGCAG GTTGGCGACCGCGGGACCCAGCTGTCGGGGGGACAGAAGCAGCGCATCGCGCTCGCGCGCGCCATCATCCGGGAGCCGCGCATCCTGCTGCTGGACGAGCCCACCAGCGCGCTCGACGCCGAGTCGGAGGCCGTCGTGCAGCAGTCCATCGACCGCCTCTCCGTCGGCCGCACCGTCCTCGTCATCGCGCACCGCCTCGCCACCGTCCGCAACGCCGACACCATCGCCGTGCTCGACCGCGGGGCCGTCGTCGAGTCCGGCCGCCACGCCGACCTCATGGCCCGCGGCGGCCCCTACGCCGGCCTCGTCAAGCTCGCCTCCGACAGCGGCAGGTCCGACCCTGCCGTCGCCCCCGGCACCCCTGGCACGCCCGGTGCGGCGGGGTACAACAGCTTCACCGACAACTCGGGGTACGACGTGTCGGTGTCCAAGTCAAGGTACGGCGGCATTCGCGCGatacaggaggaggaggcggatgccAAGGACGCGCGCGGCGGCAAGGGCGCCGCCAAGTTCAGCGTCTCCGAGATATGGGAGCTGCAGCGGCAGGAAGGGCCGTTGCTGATCCTTGGGTTCCTCATGGGCATCAACGCCGGCGCCGTGTTCTCGGTGTTCCCGCTGCTCCTGGGCCAGGCCGTCCAGGTGTACTTCGACCCTGACACGGACAAGATGAGGCGGCAGATCGGGTACCTGGCCCTCGCCGTCGTGGGTCTCGGCTTTGCCTGCATTCTCACCATGACGGGGCAGCAGGGCTTCTGTGGCTGGGCCGGAGCCCGGCTCACCATGCGCGTCCGCGACCGCCTCTTCCGCGCCATCATGCGGCAGGAGCCCGCGTGGTTCGACGAGGAAGACAATGCCATGGGCGTCCTCGTGACACGGCTCGCCAGGGACGCCATCGCCTTCCGCTCCATGTTCGGCGACCGGTACGCCGTGCTGCTCATGGCCGTGGGCTCGGCCGGCGTCGGCCTCGGCATATGCTTCGGGCTGGATTGGCGCCTCACGCTCATTGCCATGGCCTGCACTCCACTAACGCTAGGCGCGAGCTACCTCAACCTGCTCATCAACGTCGGCGCCAGGTCCGACGAAGCCGCGTACGCGCGGGCCAGCAGCATCGCCGCGGGCGCCGTGTCCAACGTGCGCACCGTCGCGGCGCTCTGCGCCCAGGGCGGCATCGTCGGCACGTTCAACCGGGCGCTGGACGGCCCCTCGGCCAAGGCCCAGCGCAAGTCGCAGTACATGGGCATCATCCTGGGCCTCTCCCAGGGCGCCATGTACGGCGCCTACACGGTGACGCTCTGGGCGGGCGCCTACTTCATCACCAAAGGCTGGTCCACCTTCGGCGACGTGTCCAAGATCTTCCTCATCCTGGTCCTGAGCTCCTTCTCCGTGGGCCAGCTGGCCGGGCTCGCCCCCGACACGTCCGGCGCGCCGACGGCCATCGCCGGCATACTGTCCATCCTGAAGCGCCGGCCGACGATCAACGAGGAGGGCACCAAGCGGCGGACGATCAAGGACGGGAAGCCGATGGACGTGGAGCTGAGGAAGGTGATCTTCGCGTACCCGTCGCGGCCGGACGTGACGGTGCTGAACGACTTCTCGCTGCGCGTGAAGTTCGGGAGCACGGTGGCGGTGGTCGGGCCGAGCGGGAGCGGCAAGTCGACGGTGGTGTGGCTGGTGCAGCGCTTCTACGATCCGCTGGGGGGGACCGTGACGGTGGGCGGCATGGACGTGCGGGAGCTGGACCTCAAGTGGCTCAGGGGCGAATGCGCAATGGTGGGCCAGGAGCCGGCCTTGTTCAGTGGGTCTATCAGAGAAAACATTGGGTTCGGCAACCCGAAGGCCGCGTGGGCCGAAATCGAGAATGCTGCTAAGGAGGCCAACATCCACAAGTTCATCGCTGGGCTTCCCCAAGGCTACGACACTCAA GTTGGAGAGAGTGGGGTGCAGCTGTCAGGTGGTCAAAAGCAGAGGATTGCGATCGCACGAGCAGTCCTGAAGCAGTCGAGGATTCTGCTCCTGGATGAGGCGAGCAGCGCGCTGGACCTCGAGTCCGAGAAGCATGTGCAGGAGGCGCTGCGACGAGTGTCGCGGCGCGCGACGACGATCACCGTGGCGCACCGCCTCTCCACGATCCGCGATGCCGACCGCATCGCCGTGGTGAGCGCCGGCAGGACCGTGGAGTTCGGCAGCCACGAGACCCTCCTCGCGAACCACCGCGATGGCCTCTACGCGGCCATGGTGAAGGCCGAGATCGAGGCGCAGGCGTTCGCGTAG
- the LOC123098678 gene encoding protein FAR1-RELATED SEQUENCE 5 isoform X2: MRRGPMGRRTLCNACGIAWAKGKLRKVIDSDTPIDDATVAKMVPEVGMEFDNEDKAYEFYNRYAGHMGFSVRKSSSDKSADNITRSRTFVCSREGFRKDKKGANEVKRPRPETRIGCPARMIIKITSYNKYRIAEFVADHNHQPAPPSTMHMLRSQRVITEVQTTECNSSEDSTTPSRFSGDSLVQQAGAFRNVNFLPADYRSSLCSKRMKNMQPGDAGGVVKYLQSMQLNNPSFFYAVQLDEDDKLTNIFWADSKSRVDFSYFSDVVCLDTTYKINAHVRPLTLFLGVNHHNKISIFGAALLYDESVESFKWLFDTFKIATDGKQPKTILTDQSSAASAAISAVWPSTIHCLCPWQVFQNTVKHLNHIFQGSKTFAKDFSRCVYDYEDEEGFLVGWRTMLEKYDLRNNEWLHNLFEDRDKWASAYNRHVFTADIKSSLQLESVSNVLRKYLSPQFDFLSFFKHYERVLDEHRYAELQADFHASQSFPRIPPSKMLKQAANIYTPVVFEIFRREFEMFVDSVIYSCGESGTASDYRVAVTDRPGEYYVRFESSDLSVVCSCKKFESMGIQCCHVLKVLDFRNIKELPQKYFLRRWTKDAKSADRSNQEFLNDGASQTLSSCLNAPAPIIGQPQVHLNNLHDHVTSISTSGQQALQGNAHGNQGYAPLAGMNQQPFIGGFPLNHETGLG; encoded by the exons ATGCGCCGTGGACCAATGGGACGGCGGACTTTATGCAATGCATGTGGAATAGCATGGGCAAAG GGAAAATTGAGAAAAGTTATTGATTCTGACACCCCCATAGATGATGCTACTGTTGCCAAAATGGTGCCTGAAGTTGGCATGGAATTTGACAATGAAGATAAAGCATATGAATTCTATAACAGGTATGCTGGACACATGGGCTTTAGTGTTCGTAAGAGTTCATCGGACAAATCAGCTGACAACATCACAAGATCAAGAACTTTTGTATGCTCGAGGGAGGGTTTCCGTAAGGACAAGAAAGGAGCTAATGAAGTTAAAAGGCCACGGCCAGAAACAAGAATAGGGTGCCCCGCACGGATGATTATTAAGATTACATCCTATAATAAATATCGCATTGCTGAATTTGTAGCAGACCATAACCATCAGCCAGCACCCCCATCAACCATGCATATGCTGAGATCTCAGAGGGTGATTACTGAGGTACAAACAACTGAATGCAACTCCTCAGAAGATTCCACAACACCGTCAAGGTTTTCTGGTGACTCTTTAGTACAGCAGGCAGGAGCTTTTAGAAATGTTAATTTCCTCCCTGCAGATTACAGAAGTTCCCTTTGTTCAAAGCGTATGAAAAATATGCAGCCTGGTGATGCAGGAGGTGTTGTGAAGTACCTGCAGAGCATGCAGCTAAACAATCCGTCTTTCTTTTATGCTGTCCAGCTCGATGAAGATGACAAACTGACCAACATTTTCTGGGCCGATTCCAAATCTAGAGTTGATTTCAGCTATTTCAGTGACGTGGTTTGTTTGGACACAACATACAAGATAAATGCACATGTGAGGCCATTAACTCTCTTCCTTGGAGTGAATCACCACAATAAAATCTCCATATTTGGTGCTGCTTTGCTTTATGATGAATCGGTGGAATCGTTCAAGTGGTTGTTTGACACATTCAAGATAGCTACAGATGGAAAGCAGCCAAAAACAATATTGACCGATCAATCAAGTGCAGCAAGTGCTGCCATAAGCGCAGTATGGCCAAGTACAATTCACTGTCTTTGCCCATGGCAAGTGTTCCAGAACACTGTCAAACACCTTAATCACATCTTCCAAGGCTCTAAAACATTTGCAAAGGATTTCAGCAGATGTGTTTATGATTATGAGGATGAAGAGGGTTTCTTGGTAGGTTGGAGAACCATGCTAGAGAAGTATGATCTAAGAAACAATGAATGGCTTCATAATTTATTCGAAGATCGAGATAAATGGGCATCAGCGTACAATCGACATGTATTCACCGCAGATATAAAAAGTTCATTGCAGTTAGAAAGTGTTAGCAATGTCTTAAGAAAGTACTTGAGTCCACAGTTTGATTTTTTGTCTTTTTTCAAGCACTATGAAAGAGTGCTGGATGAGCATCGCTATGCAGAGCTACAAGCTGATTTTCATGCAAGCCAAAGCTTCCCGAGAATCCCTCCCTCGAAAATGCTGAAACAAGCTGCCAACATATACACACCGGTGGTTTTTGAAATTTTTCGCAGAGAGTTTGAGATGTTTGTGGATTCAGTGATCTACAGTTGTGGGGAGTCTGGAACTGCATCCGACTATAGAGTAGCAGTAACAGATAGACCCGGGGAATACTATGTTAGGTTTGAATCCAGTGACTTGTCTGTTGTTTGCAGTTGTAAAAAATTCGAATCAATGGGTATCCAGTGTTGCCATGTGCTGAAAGTCCTTGATTTCAGAAATATAAAGGAGTTGCCACAGAAATATTTTCTGAGAAGATGGACGAAGGATGCAAAATCTGCAGATAGAAGCAACCAAGAATTCTTGAATGATGGAGCTTCGCAGACTCTAAGCTCTTGTTTAAATGCTCCTGCGCCAATTATAGGTCAACCACAAGTGCACTTGAATAATCTCCATGACCAT GTCACTTCTATTTCTACTTCCGGCCAACAAGCCCTTCAAGGAAACGCCCATGGAAACCAG GGTTATGCCCCTTTAGCAGGGATGAACCAGCAGCCATTTATCGGAGGTTTCCCCCTAAACCATGAAACAGGTCTTGGATGA